From the genome of Pseudomonas sp. AB6, one region includes:
- the ettA gene encoding energy-dependent translational throttle protein EttA, translated as MAQYVFTMHRLSKVVPPKREILKNISLSFFPGAKIGVLGLNGSGKSTLLKIMAGVDTEFDGEARPMPELNIGYLPQEPQLDPTKTVREVVEEAVSVIKNAQSRLDEVYAEYADPDADFDKLAAEQAKLEAILQASDGHNLERQLEVAADALRLPAWDAKIEFLSGGEKRRVALCRLLLSAPDMLLLDEPTNHLDADSVAWLEHFLHDFPGTVVAITHDRYFLDNVAGWILELDRGAGIPYEGNYSGWLEAKSDRLAQESKQQSAHEKAMKDELEWVRKGAKARQSKSKARLQRFEEMQSQEFQKRSETNEIYIPAGPRLGDKVIEFKNVSKGYGDRVLIDNLSFAMPKGAIVGVIGGNGAGKSTLFRMLMGKEVPDSGTIEVGDTVQLACVDQSRDDLDGKKTVWEMVSDGSDQIRIGNYEIPSRTYVGRFNFKGGDQQKFVKDLSGGERGRLHLALTLKEGANVLLLDEPSNDLDVETLRSLEEALLDFPGAAIVISHDRWFLDRVATHILAYEDDSQAIFFEGNYSEYEADRKKRLGDSASQPHRVRHKKLA; from the coding sequence ATGGCTCAATACGTTTTCACCATGCATCGGCTGAGCAAAGTTGTGCCGCCGAAGCGGGAAATTCTAAAAAATATCTCCCTGTCATTTTTCCCCGGCGCCAAAATTGGCGTGCTGGGTTTAAACGGATCGGGTAAGTCCACGCTGTTGAAAATCATGGCCGGCGTCGACACTGAGTTCGACGGTGAAGCGCGTCCAATGCCTGAGCTCAATATCGGTTATTTGCCGCAAGAGCCTCAGCTGGACCCGACCAAAACAGTGCGTGAAGTGGTCGAAGAGGCCGTCAGCGTGATCAAAAACGCGCAGTCGCGTCTGGATGAGGTTTACGCCGAATACGCCGACCCTGATGCCGATTTCGACAAGCTGGCGGCAGAACAGGCCAAGCTTGAAGCCATTTTGCAGGCCAGCGATGGTCACAACCTTGAGCGCCAGTTAGAAGTCGCTGCCGATGCGCTGCGCCTGCCGGCTTGGGACGCGAAAATCGAGTTCCTGTCCGGGGGTGAGAAGCGCCGCGTGGCGCTTTGCCGTTTGCTGCTGTCTGCCCCGGACATGTTATTGCTCGACGAACCAACCAACCACTTGGACGCAGACTCCGTGGCGTGGTTGGAGCACTTTCTGCACGATTTCCCAGGCACCGTGGTTGCGATCACGCACGACCGGTATTTCCTCGACAACGTGGCTGGCTGGATTCTAGAGCTCGACCGCGGCGCGGGCATTCCTTACGAGGGCAATTATTCGGGTTGGCTTGAAGCCAAGTCGGACCGTTTGGCGCAGGAATCCAAGCAGCAGTCCGCCCATGAAAAGGCTATGAAAGACGAGCTGGAATGGGTCCGCAAAGGTGCCAAGGCTCGTCAGTCGAAATCCAAGGCGCGCCTGCAGCGCTTCGAAGAAATGCAGTCTCAGGAATTCCAGAAGCGCAGCGAGACCAACGAGATTTATATCCCGGCTGGCCCACGCCTGGGCGACAAGGTCATCGAGTTCAAAAACGTCAGCAAGGGCTACGGCGATCGAGTGTTGATCGACAACTTATCCTTTGCAATGCCCAAAGGCGCCATTGTCGGCGTGATCGGCGGCAACGGCGCGGGTAAATCAACCTTGTTTCGCATGTTGATGGGCAAGGAAGTCCCGGACTCGGGCACCATCGAGGTTGGCGATACCGTGCAGTTGGCGTGCGTGGATCAGAGCCGCGACGATCTGGACGGCAAGAAAACCGTGTGGGAAATGGTCTCTGACGGTTCCGATCAGATCCGCATCGGCAACTATGAAATCCCGTCACGTACCTACGTAGGACGCTTTAACTTCAAGGGCGGCGATCAGCAGAAGTTCGTGAAAGACTTGTCCGGCGGAGAGCGCGGTCGTCTGCACTTGGCATTGACCCTGAAAGAGGGCGCCAACGTATTGTTGCTCGATGAACCGTCTAACGACCTTGACGTGGAAACCTTGCGTTCGCTTGAAGAAGCACTGCTCGATTTCCCAGGCGCTGCCATTGTGATCTCTCACGATCGGTGGTTCCTGGACCGTGTTGCGACTCATATTCTCGCTTACGAAGATGACTCGCAAGCGATCTTCTTTGAAGGTAACTACTCAGAGTACGAAGCCGACCGCAAAAAGCGCCTGGGTGATTCAGCGTCCCAGCCGCACAGAGTACGTCACAAGAAGCTGGCCTGA
- a CDS encoding EAL and GGDEF domain-containing protein: protein MRPPLGAPTAPLRGSLKGALAGLSLLMLLLLFWQLLDQFQQNQDHQRQRSLDYSALLADRLSLNMALTAQVALNILDNQPPQTPRAKQQTQLLDDLHSTLPSMHSAVWLSAAGEVIKDSRTNASSDDAMFLAQLSQRIKEQPYYFSSAADGSQVYLLVRQPGDMGYWALRLSPDILSTLTQQAAQDFQPKWRLETISTHQVVYRDEASMAAAASGQPDVDNQIGVQTVLVSPLTYSDWALRGLFDADSARRALILPLIIKCLIGLLCSLIPLFALVSLRRRQRQLYENQRRYHDIFDGADVALCVLNLSGLMVQIEQLQLKSADDLDRLLTNDPQRRLGLLQQLLITEVNEVALDLLNVESSSQVWGQLFKDETDSLPGIGLQLIRAVLSKQSRLELEICVTHPQGHDQHLWLTMRLPAEPADYLSVIISISDISSRKRTELSLIERERFWSDVVRTVPDHLYVQERPSQRMIYSNHHLGQTLGYSKADLQQMGEYFWEILLHPDDATYYHNVRTQQRQIGNVELLHCQLRFRDVNNQWRRFDVREQALAWDKDNNVTRIIGVAKDITEQLEASESLRDSEQRYRMLAESISDVIFSTDSALNPNYVSPSVQTVLGYSAEWILGNGWQSIIANPKQLTGIYSLLEQLAKSLGNPQELEALRTDLPTQLFLFDCLRGDGRKVPIELRLVLVWGEHGLFEGILGVGRDISQQRRAEKDLRMAATVFEHSTSAILITDPAGYIVQANDAFSRVSGYAVAQVLDQLPTMLTVDNQQEAHLRYILKQLHQRGSWEGEVWLKRRSGEHYPAWVGITAVFDDEGDLASYVCFFSDISERKASEQRIHRLAYYDALTHLPNRTLFQDRLHTALQQAERQQAWVVLMFLDLDRFKPINDSLGHAAGDRMLKEMATRLLACVADDDTVARMGGDEFTLLLQQGATRQIALNRAIHVAEQILGSLVRPFVLEGREFFVTASIGIALSPQDGNELSQLMKNADTAMYHAKERGKNNFQFYQADMNASALERLELESDLRHALEQQEFTLYYQPQFSGDGKHLTGAEALLRWRHPRRGLVSPNEFIPVLEELGLVVEVGDWVLTEACRQLKEWHQANVRVPKVSVNISARQFGDGQLGTRIAAILTDSGLSPACLELELTESILMREVNEAMIILDGLKQLGLSIAIDDFGTGYSSLNYLKQFPIDVLKIDRSFVDGLPSGQQDAQIARAIIAMAHSLNLAVIAEGVETHEQLEFLREHGCDEVQGYLFGRPMPPARFEAQFSNDALFMLD, encoded by the coding sequence ATGCGCCCTCCTCTCGGCGCGCCCACGGCACCCTTGCGCGGCTCACTCAAAGGTGCCCTTGCAGGCTTGTCGCTACTGATGCTCCTGTTGCTGTTTTGGCAATTGCTGGACCAATTTCAGCAAAATCAAGACCACCAGCGACAGCGCAGCCTGGACTACAGTGCTTTATTGGCTGACCGTTTGAGTTTGAACATGGCGCTCACTGCGCAAGTCGCGCTGAACATTCTGGATAACCAGCCACCTCAAACACCGCGCGCCAAACAACAAACGCAACTGCTCGACGATCTGCATTCGACCTTGCCCTCTATGCACAGCGCAGTGTGGCTAAGTGCCGCCGGAGAGGTAATAAAGGACAGCCGAACCAACGCGTCGTCAGATGATGCTATGTTTCTTGCACAACTGAGCCAGCGTATTAAAGAACAACCTTATTATTTTTCGTCCGCAGCCGACGGCTCTCAGGTTTATCTACTAGTACGCCAGCCGGGTGACATGGGCTATTGGGCGCTGCGCCTTTCACCGGATATTTTATCTACCCTGACCCAACAAGCGGCTCAAGACTTTCAGCCTAAGTGGCGGCTGGAAACAATCTCGACACACCAGGTCGTCTATCGCGACGAAGCGAGCATGGCCGCCGCGGCCAGCGGCCAGCCTGACGTCGACAACCAAATCGGTGTTCAGACCGTTTTGGTGTCGCCGCTGACCTATAGTGATTGGGCGTTACGCGGTCTATTCGACGCCGACAGCGCACGCAGAGCCTTGATCCTTCCCTTGATAATCAAATGCCTGATCGGATTGTTGTGCTCATTGATACCGTTATTTGCACTGGTCAGCTTGCGCCGCCGACAACGCCAGCTATACGAAAATCAACGCCGCTATCACGACATATTCGACGGTGCGGATGTCGCGCTGTGTGTGCTTAATTTATCCGGCCTTATGGTCCAGATTGAACAGTTGCAATTGAAAAGCGCTGACGACTTGGACCGTTTGTTAACCAACGACCCACAGCGACGCCTTGGGTTGCTGCAACAACTGCTGATCACTGAAGTCAATGAAGTGGCATTGGACCTGTTGAACGTGGAGTCCAGTTCACAGGTGTGGGGGCAACTGTTCAAAGATGAAACCGACAGCCTGCCGGGTATTGGCCTGCAATTGATTCGCGCAGTACTCAGCAAGCAGAGCAGGTTGGAATTGGAGATCTGCGTCACCCATCCCCAGGGGCACGATCAGCATCTATGGTTGACAATGCGTCTACCGGCGGAACCGGCCGACTATCTATCGGTAATCATCAGCATTAGCGACATAAGTAGCCGCAAACGTACCGAGTTGTCGCTGATCGAACGCGAGCGATTTTGGTCGGACGTCGTGCGCACGGTTCCAGATCATTTGTACGTGCAAGAGCGGCCGAGCCAGCGAATGATTTACAGCAACCATCATTTGGGGCAAACGCTGGGGTACAGCAAGGCCGATCTGCAACAAATGGGCGAGTATTTCTGGGAAATCCTGCTACATCCGGACGACGCAACGTATTACCACAACGTGCGCACCCAGCAGCGGCAAATCGGAAATGTTGAACTATTGCACTGCCAATTGCGCTTTCGTGACGTCAACAACCAATGGCGCCGCTTTGATGTACGTGAGCAAGCGCTCGCGTGGGACAAGGACAATAACGTAACGCGGATCATTGGCGTAGCCAAAGACATCACCGAGCAACTCGAAGCCAGTGAGTCCTTACGCGACAGCGAACAACGCTATCGTATGCTCGCCGAAAGCATCAGTGACGTGATTTTTTCCACGGACAGTGCTTTGAATCCCAACTATGTCAGCCCGTCAGTGCAGACAGTATTGGGTTACAGCGCCGAATGGATTCTCGGTAACGGCTGGCAGTCGATCATTGCTAATCCCAAGCAACTGACCGGCATATACTCGTTGCTTGAACAACTGGCCAAATCCCTTGGCAACCCTCAAGAACTCGAGGCCTTGCGCACAGACCTGCCAACTCAGCTATTTCTCTTTGATTGTCTGCGCGGCGATGGACGCAAGGTTCCCATCGAGCTGCGCTTGGTGCTGGTATGGGGTGAGCATGGTCTGTTCGAAGGTATTCTTGGGGTAGGCCGAGATATCAGCCAACAACGCCGTGCGGAAAAAGACCTGCGCATGGCGGCTACTGTATTTGAACACTCTACATCGGCCATCCTGATCACCGACCCTGCCGGCTATATCGTACAGGCCAATGACGCTTTTAGTCGGGTCAGCGGCTACGCCGTGGCGCAGGTGCTTGATCAATTGCCTACCATGCTGACCGTCGATAACCAGCAGGAGGCGCACCTGCGCTACATCCTCAAGCAACTGCATCAACGCGGCAGTTGGGAAGGTGAAGTTTGGCTCAAGCGCCGCAGTGGCGAGCATTATCCGGCATGGGTCGGTATCACCGCTGTGTTCGACGATGAAGGCGATCTGGCCAGCTATGTTTGCTTCTTCAGCGACATCAGCGAGCGCAAAGCCAGCGAGCAGCGCATTCATCGTCTGGCCTATTACGACGCGCTGACTCATCTGCCCAATCGAACGCTGTTTCAGGACCGCTTGCACACCGCCCTGCAACAGGCCGAGCGTCAGCAAGCGTGGGTTGTATTGATGTTTCTCGACCTTGACCGGTTTAAGCCAATCAATGACTCGTTGGGTCATGCTGCTGGCGACCGCATGCTTAAAGAGATGGCAACGCGCCTGCTGGCCTGCGTAGCGGACGATGATACCGTGGCTCGTATGGGCGGCGATGAATTCACTTTACTGTTGCAACAAGGCGCTACCCGGCAGATAGCTCTGAATCGAGCGATTCATGTCGCAGAGCAAATTCTTGGCAGCTTGGTGAGGCCCTTTGTACTGGAAGGCCGCGAGTTTTTCGTCACCGCCAGTATCGGGATCGCCCTCAGTCCACAGGACGGCAATGAATTGAGTCAGCTGATGAAAAACGCTGACACTGCGATGTACCACGCCAAAGAACGGGGCAAAAACAACTTCCAGTTCTACCAGGCGGACATGAACGCCAGTGCCCTTGAGCGTCTGGAACTTGAAAGCGACCTGCGACATGCCCTCGAACAGCAAGAGTTCACGCTTTATTACCAGCCTCAGTTCAGTGGCGACGGCAAGCACCTGACCGGTGCTGAAGCGCTGCTGCGTTGGCGCCACCCACGCCGTGGGCTGGTGTCGCCGAATGAATTCATTCCGGTGCTTGAAGAGTTGGGGTTGGTGGTGGAAGTGGGCGATTGGGTGCTGACCGAAGCCTGCCGTCAGCTCAAAGAATGGCATCAAGCTAACGTTCGGGTACCCAAGGTGTCGGTCAACATTTCCGCCCGGCAATTCGGCGACGGCCAGTTGGGCACCCGCATTGCGGCAATCCTCACCGACAGCGGCCTGTCGCCTGCTTGCCTGGAACTGGAGCTGACGGAAAGTATCCTCATGCGCGAAGTCAACGAGGCCATGATTATCCTTGATGGCCTGAAGCAACTGGGCCTGAGCATCGCGATCGATGACTTCGGCACCGGTTACTCATCGCTGAACTACCTCAAGCAGTTCCCCATCGACGTGCTGAAAATCGATCGTTCCTTCGTGGATGGTTTACCTTCGGGCCAGCAGGACGCGCAAATTGCCCGCGCAATCATTGCCATGGCCCACAGCCTGAACCTGGCGGTGATCGCCGAGGGTGTAGAAACCCACGAGCAGCTCGAGTTCTTGCGCGAGCATGGGTGTGACGAAGTTCAGGGCTACCTGTTCGGGCGCCCAATGCCACCAGCCCGCTTCGAAGCGCAATTCAGCAACGATGCGTTGTTTATGTTGGATTGA
- the glyA gene encoding serine hydroxymethyltransferase, protein MFSRDLTLAKYDSDLFAAMEQEAQRQEEHIELIASENYTSPAVMEAQGSVLTNKYAEGYPGKRYYGGCEFVDVVEQLAIDRAKELFGADYANVQPHAGSQANSAVYLALLQAGDTILGMSLAHGGHLTHGASVSSSGKLYNAVQYGIDGNGLIDYDEVERLAVEHKPKMIVAGFSAYSQILDFPRFREIADKVGAYLFVDMAHVAGLVAAGVYPNPVPYADVVTTTTHKTLRGPRGGLILAKANADIEKKLNSAVFPGAQGGPLEHVIAAKAVCFKEALQPEFKTYQQQVVKNAKAMAGVFIERGFDVVSGGTENHLFLLSLIKQDISGKDADAALGRAFITVNKNSVPNDPRSPFVTSGLRFGTPAVTTRGFKQAECIELAGWICDILADLNNEAVIEAVREKVKTICAKLPVYGA, encoded by the coding sequence ATGTTCAGCCGTGATTTGACTCTCGCCAAGTACGACTCCGATCTCTTCGCCGCAATGGAGCAAGAAGCTCAGCGCCAGGAAGAGCACATCGAGCTGATCGCCTCGGAAAATTACACCAGCCCTGCGGTGATGGAAGCCCAAGGTTCAGTACTGACCAACAAGTACGCCGAAGGCTATCCAGGCAAGCGCTACTATGGCGGTTGTGAGTTCGTCGATGTGGTTGAACAACTCGCTATCGACCGCGCCAAAGAGCTGTTCGGCGCCGATTACGCCAACGTTCAGCCCCACGCAGGATCACAGGCAAACAGCGCGGTTTACTTGGCATTATTGCAAGCCGGCGACACCATCTTGGGCATGAGCCTGGCCCATGGCGGTCACCTGACCCACGGCGCCAGCGTCAGCTCGTCGGGCAAGCTGTATAACGCGGTTCAGTACGGCATCGACGGCAATGGCCTGATTGATTACGACGAAGTCGAGCGCCTGGCCGTTGAGCACAAGCCAAAAATGATCGTAGCGGGCTTCTCTGCTTACTCGCAGATTCTGGATTTCCCACGCTTCCGAGAAATTGCCGACAAAGTGGGCGCGTACCTGTTCGTCGACATGGCTCACGTAGCCGGTCTGGTGGCCGCGGGCGTTTACCCGAATCCGGTTCCTTACGCTGATGTGGTGACTACCACTACCCACAAGACCCTGCGCGGTCCACGTGGCGGCCTGATTCTGGCTAAAGCCAACGCCGACATCGAGAAAAAGCTGAACTCAGCCGTATTCCCAGGTGCCCAGGGCGGTCCACTGGAACACGTGATCGCGGCCAAAGCAGTCTGCTTCAAAGAAGCCCTGCAGCCTGAGTTCAAGACTTACCAACAACAAGTGGTGAAGAACGCCAAGGCCATGGCTGGCGTGTTTATTGAGCGCGGCTTCGACGTGGTGTCCGGTGGTACCGAAAACCACTTGTTCCTGCTGTCCCTGATCAAGCAGGACATCTCCGGCAAAGACGCCGACGCCGCATTGGGTCGCGCCTTCATCACCGTCAACAAGAACTCGGTGCCGAATGACCCACGCTCCCCGTTCGTCACCTCCGGCCTGCGCTTCGGCACTCCAGCGGTGACCACTCGTGGCTTCAAGCAAGCAGAGTGCATCGAACTGGCTGGATGGATCTGCGACATCCTGGCAGACCTGAACAATGAAGCTGTGATTGAAGCAGTACGCGAAAAAGTGAAAACCATCTGCGCGAAGCTGCCGGTGTACGGCGCTTAA
- the yjiA gene encoding GTPase, which yields MTVTTPIPVTVLSGFLGAGKTTLLRHLLKAEHGLKIAVIENEFSDAGIDTQLLGTEPVQVMTLSNGCVCCTIHTDLTKALFLLLERLDNGEIAFDRLVIECTGLADPAPVAQTFFIDEELRERYILDGIITLVDAAHAEQHLTQTIAQAQIGFADRLLVSKRDLVDDAAFDALTQRLTRINRRAPIRIVEHGNIDLAELLDVRGFNLNADLGGGINLRPVIPAGNSIDRITSLVLRSDAPLDIEKLSEFMNALLEEHGNQLLRYKGVLNIANEPRRMVFQGVLKLYGFDWDTEWAQDEKRESVIVFIADDLPEAKIRDGFAKLGS from the coding sequence ATGACCGTTACAACCCCTATTCCGGTAACCGTTCTGAGTGGCTTTCTCGGAGCGGGCAAGACGACATTGCTGCGTCATCTGCTCAAGGCTGAACACGGTCTGAAAATCGCAGTCATCGAAAATGAATTCAGCGATGCCGGGATCGACACCCAATTGCTCGGCACCGAGCCCGTACAAGTCATGACCCTGTCCAACGGCTGCGTGTGCTGCACCATTCACACCGATTTGACCAAAGCGCTGTTCCTGCTGCTTGAGCGGCTCGACAACGGCGAAATTGCCTTCGACCGCTTGGTCATCGAATGCACTGGGCTCGCCGATCCGGCGCCTGTGGCGCAAACCTTCTTCATTGACGAAGAATTGCGCGAGCGTTACATCCTTGACGGCATTATCACCTTGGTGGACGCAGCCCATGCCGAGCAGCACCTGACTCAGACCATCGCCCAGGCGCAAATCGGGTTTGCGGATCGGTTGTTGGTGAGCAAGCGTGATTTGGTGGACGATGCGGCATTCGACGCCTTGACCCAGCGCTTGACTCGCATCAACCGTCGCGCACCGATTCGTATCGTCGAACACGGCAACATCGACCTCGCCGAATTGCTGGACGTGCGCGGTTTCAACCTCAACGCTGACCTTGGCGGCGGTATTAACCTGCGCCCGGTGATACCAGCGGGCAACTCAATAGATCGCATCACCAGCCTCGTCCTGCGCAGCGACGCCCCACTGGATATCGAGAAACTCAGCGAGTTCATGAACGCGTTGCTGGAAGAACACGGCAATCAATTGCTGCGCTACAAAGGCGTACTCAATATCGCCAACGAACCCCGGCGCATGGTGTTCCAAGGCGTACTGAAGTTGTACGGCTTTGATTGGGACACTGAATGGGCGCAAGACGAAAAGCGCGAAAGCGTCATCGTGTTTATTGCTGATGACTTGCCGGAAGCGAAGATTCGGGACGGGTTTGCCAAGCTCGGGAGTTAA
- a CDS encoding YbdD/YjiX family protein, translating to MFNDLSRLGKYLGQAARLMVGMPDYDNYVAHMQLTHPDKPMMTYEAFFRERQEARYGGKGGPKCC from the coding sequence ATGTTTAATGACTTGAGCCGACTGGGAAAATACCTCGGTCAGGCCGCACGCCTGATGGTAGGCATGCCCGACTACGACAACTACGTCGCGCACATGCAACTGACGCACCCAGACAAACCGATGATGACCTACGAGGCGTTCTTTCGGGAGCGTCAGGAAGCCCGTTACGGCGGGAAGGGCGGACCCAAGTGCTGTTGA
- a CDS encoding carbon starvation CstA family protein, with protein MKTNNSLLRHVPWLILAVIGACALGVVALRRGEPISALWIVVASIAIYLVAYRYYSLFIATKVMQLDPSRATPAVLNNDGLDYVPTNKHILFGHHFAAIAGAGPLVGPVLAAQMGYLPGTLWLIAGVVLAGAVQDFMILFLSTRRNGRSLGEMVREEMGPIPGSIALFGCFLIMIIILAVLALIVVKALAGSPWGMFTVLATIPIAMFMGIYMRYIRPGRIGEISVIGVVLLLASIWMGGQVAADPIWAKAFSFTGVQITWMLVGYGFVAAVLPVWLLLAPRDYLSTFLKIGTILALAVGILIISPELKMPALTQFTDGTGPVWKGALFPFLFITIACGAVSGFHALIASGTTPKLLDSEANSRYIGYGAMLMESFVAIMAMVAASVIDPGVYFAMNSPAAIVGGDVVTVAHTVSSWGFAITPDALIAVAKDIGETTVLSRAGGAPTLAVGIAQILHQVLPGKDTMAFWYHFAILFEALFILTAVDAGTRAGRFMLQDLLGTFVPALKRTDSWPANLIATGGCVAMWGYLLYQGVIDPLGGINTLWPLFGISNQMLAGIALMLATVVLIKMKRQRYIWVPLLPAVWLLICTTTAGYIKLFDPSPALGFLALASKYKTALDAGQVLAPATSIDQMQHVIFNAYTNATLTALFLFVVFAILFYAIKVGVAAWGSKERTDKEAPFQAMPLNTGKAGFIGGATHV; from the coding sequence ATGAAAACCAATAATAGCCTGCTGCGTCATGTGCCCTGGCTAATCCTAGCGGTCATCGGTGCATGTGCTCTGGGAGTTGTGGCCTTGCGCCGTGGCGAGCCCATAAGTGCGTTGTGGATTGTGGTCGCGTCTATCGCGATTTATCTGGTCGCTTACCGTTACTACAGCTTGTTCATCGCCACTAAGGTGATGCAACTGGACCCCAGTCGCGCCACTCCGGCAGTCCTCAATAACGATGGTCTGGACTATGTGCCGACCAACAAGCACATCCTGTTTGGTCACCACTTTGCTGCCATCGCAGGCGCTGGCCCCTTGGTCGGCCCAGTGCTGGCCGCGCAAATGGGTTATTTGCCCGGTACGCTTTGGCTAATTGCCGGTGTCGTACTGGCCGGTGCTGTGCAGGACTTCATGATTCTGTTTCTGTCCACCCGCCGCAACGGTCGATCTTTGGGCGAGATGGTGCGCGAAGAGATGGGCCCTATCCCAGGGTCCATCGCGCTGTTTGGTTGCTTTCTGATCATGATCATCATTCTCGCGGTGCTTGCGCTGATCGTGGTGAAAGCTTTGGCGGGCAGTCCTTGGGGCATGTTCACTGTACTGGCAACGATTCCGATTGCGATGTTTATGGGCATTTATATGCGCTACATCCGCCCAGGCCGAATTGGTGAGATCTCGGTGATCGGTGTGGTTCTGCTGCTGGCGTCAATCTGGATGGGTGGTCAAGTGGCTGCAGATCCAATCTGGGCCAAAGCGTTTAGCTTTACTGGTGTGCAGATCACTTGGATGCTGGTGGGTTATGGCTTCGTCGCCGCAGTATTGCCGGTCTGGCTATTGCTGGCGCCACGGGATTACCTGTCGACGTTCCTGAAAATCGGCACCATTCTCGCGTTGGCAGTGGGCATTCTGATTATTTCGCCCGAGCTGAAAATGCCGGCATTGACTCAGTTCACTGACGGCACCGGTCCGGTGTGGAAAGGTGCCTTGTTCCCGTTCCTGTTTATCACCATTGCTTGCGGTGCGGTGTCGGGTTTCCACGCGCTGATCGCGTCAGGGACTACGCCGAAGCTGCTCGATAGTGAAGCCAATTCCCGTTACATCGGTTACGGCGCCATGCTCATGGAGTCGTTCGTCGCCATCATGGCCATGGTCGCCGCTTCGGTCATCGACCCTGGTGTGTACTTCGCCATGAACAGCCCGGCAGCGATTGTCGGCGGTGACGTAGTAACTGTTGCGCACACCGTCAGCAGTTGGGGCTTTGCGATTACCCCGGACGCGTTGATAGCCGTGGCGAAAGACATCGGTGAAACCACCGTCCTGTCCCGAGCGGGCGGTGCGCCGACCCTGGCGGTGGGTATTGCACAGATCCTGCACCAAGTGCTGCCAGGCAAAGACACCATGGCGTTCTGGTACCACTTCGCGATTCTGTTTGAAGCGTTGTTCATTTTGACGGCAGTCGATGCTGGCACCCGAGCGGGTCGTTTCATGCTTCAGGATTTGCTCGGCACCTTTGTTCCGGCGCTTAAACGCACCGATTCCTGGCCAGCCAACCTGATCGCCACCGGCGGTTGCGTCGCGATGTGGGGCTATCTGTTGTACCAAGGCGTGATTGATCCATTGGGCGGGATCAATACCCTGTGGCCGTTGTTTGGTATCTCGAACCAGATGCTGGCCGGCATCGCGCTGATGCTCGCCACCGTGGTCCTGATCAAAATGAAACGCCAGCGCTACATTTGGGTGCCACTGCTGCCAGCGGTTTGGTTGCTAATCTGCACCACAACCGCAGGCTACATAAAGCTGTTCGACCCAAGCCCAGCCCTGGGTTTCCTCGCGTTGGCGAGCAAATACAAAACGGCATTGGACGCAGGTCAGGTACTGGCTCCGGCTACAAGCATCGACCAGATGCAGCACGTGATCTTCAACGCATATACCAATGCCACGTTGACCGCGCTGTTTCTGTTCGTGGTGTTCGCCATCCTGTTCTACGCGATCAAGGTCGGCGTAGCGGCATGGGGCAGTAAAGAACGCACCGATAAAGAAGCGCCTTTCCAGGCCATGCCATTGAACACCGGCAAAGCGGGATTTATTGGAGGTGCAACCCATGTTTAA
- a CDS encoding PilZ domain-containing protein, whose product MTKSHEDRRRFKRFAFDAKTELSQGHNRWSVQLADLSLKGLLIQRPTPWLGDPQRPFNVTIHLGEDVDVHMDIELSHEANEQLGFVCLHIGLESISHLRRLIELNLGDPLELDRELAALVDV is encoded by the coding sequence ATGACCAAATCCCACGAAGACCGTCGACGCTTTAAACGCTTCGCTTTCGATGCCAAAACTGAACTCAGTCAAGGCCATAATCGCTGGTCTGTACAACTTGCCGACCTGTCCCTTAAAGGCTTACTCATCCAGCGCCCGACACCTTGGCTCGGAGACCCGCAGCGCCCTTTCAACGTCACGATTCACTTGGGCGAAGACGTGGATGTTCACATGGACATAGAGCTAAGCCATGAAGCGAACGAACAGCTGGGATTTGTTTGCCTGCATATTGGACTGGAATCGATCAGCCATTTGCGCAGACTGATCGAGTTGAATCTTGGCGACCCCCTGGAGCTAGACCGTGAGTTGGCCGCCTTAGTTGACGTTTAG